Proteins from a genomic interval of Agromyces sp. Leaf222:
- a CDS encoding LLM class flavin-dependent oxidoreductase, with protein MKFGLLLPHFGEEASKEKLLEGSKRAEELGFDSVWVRDHLVFEPHGEMEKPNRTFYDALTTLTAIGAVTDRIELGTGSLIPFRHPLVTALMAGTMTQLLGPRLILGFGAGTFDHEFDAIGWGDLDRVEMVRSNAEILKRVFTENDVTYDDGIFSFENVTIEPKPVGGRVPFWYCGATPRSARLAAEYADGWMPGRISLASIEKRMGVMREMTDASGRPMPTVGVIPPTSIEETRAEALKDVNVPGLLAWANKAKFAVKPPSGVFETVEDLEGQLIVGNPDEAVEEIRKFEATGVDHLVFDFRFKFDRFFEQIELLGTEVLPKLREKAAVPVG; from the coding sequence ATGAAATTCGGTCTGCTGCTGCCGCACTTCGGCGAAGAGGCGAGCAAGGAGAAGCTCCTCGAGGGCTCAAAGCGCGCCGAGGAGCTCGGCTTCGACTCCGTCTGGGTTCGCGACCACTTGGTCTTCGAGCCGCACGGCGAGATGGAGAAGCCGAACCGCACGTTCTACGACGCGCTCACGACGCTCACCGCGATCGGCGCCGTCACCGACCGCATCGAGCTCGGCACCGGATCGCTGATCCCGTTCCGCCACCCGCTCGTGACCGCCCTCATGGCCGGCACCATGACCCAGCTGCTCGGGCCGCGCCTGATCCTCGGCTTCGGCGCCGGCACCTTCGACCACGAGTTCGACGCCATCGGCTGGGGCGACCTGGACCGCGTCGAGATGGTGCGCTCGAACGCCGAGATCCTGAAGCGCGTCTTCACCGAGAACGACGTCACCTACGACGACGGCATCTTCTCGTTCGAGAACGTCACGATCGAGCCGAAGCCCGTCGGCGGTCGCGTGCCGTTCTGGTACTGCGGCGCGACGCCGCGTTCGGCCCGCCTCGCCGCCGAGTACGCCGACGGCTGGATGCCCGGCCGCATCTCGCTCGCGTCGATCGAGAAGCGCATGGGCGTCATGCGGGAGATGACGGATGCCTCGGGCCGGCCGATGCCGACCGTCGGCGTGATCCCGCCGACCTCCATCGAGGAGACCCGCGCCGAGGCGCTGAAGGACGTCAACGTGCCGGGCCTGCTCGCCTGGGCGAACAAGGCGAAGTTCGCGGTCAAGCCGCCGTCGGGCGTCTTCGAGACCGTCGAGGACCTCGAGGGCCAGCTCATCGTCGGCAACCCCGACGAGGCCGTCGAGGAGATCCGCAAGTTCGAGGCGACCGGAGTCGACCACCTCGTGTTCGACTTCCGCTTCAAGTTCGACCGCTTCTTCGAGCAGATCGAGCTCCTCGGCACCGAGGTGCTGCCGAAGCTCCGCGAGAAGGCGGCCGTCCCCGTCGGCTGA
- a CDS encoding dihydroorotase family protein — protein sequence MSIDLRITGGTVVTPSGPVAGDLLVHDGKVAGVVARDVAVDADRTIDASGRLVLPGMVDVHVHTREPGYEHKDDILTTTRQAAAGGVTTIFGMPNLKPPTVDVASLTDVFERYASSSIVDWNHNPAPTKFDEIEPMAAMGINAFKIYMVVDTGRTYPHPAGTGIHDHGHLLQIMDRIATTGKRFIVHPHDQALMDYIEGEVLARGDNTPQGYASAYAAREGVIWDTAIDVVLRLAEASGCPVHIAHIQTRRSIEAVRRAKASGIDVTCEVNHWAPFLSTWNDVETLGPYALSYWVPDDNRAAIWEGMRDGTIDVASSDHAPHTREEKEIGWTEMWSAHTGTPGIQYYYELMLDAVNRGELDLDRVVEMVAEVPADKFGLAGVKGTLAVGADADIVIADLAHEWTITDDDVLSKIGWTPYNGRTISARIERTLVRGHEVYADGVVVGEPGFGKLAAAPAARPAELAATEGK from the coding sequence GTGAGCATCGACCTCAGAATCACGGGCGGCACCGTCGTCACCCCGAGCGGACCCGTCGCCGGCGACCTGCTCGTGCACGACGGCAAGGTCGCGGGCGTGGTCGCGCGCGACGTCGCCGTCGACGCGGATCGCACCATCGACGCATCCGGCCGCCTCGTGCTGCCCGGCATGGTCGACGTGCACGTGCACACCCGCGAACCCGGCTACGAGCACAAGGACGACATCCTCACGACGACCCGCCAGGCCGCGGCCGGCGGCGTGACGACGATCTTCGGCATGCCCAACCTGAAGCCGCCGACCGTCGACGTCGCGAGCCTCACCGACGTGTTCGAGCGCTACGCCTCGTCGTCGATCGTGGACTGGAACCACAACCCGGCGCCGACGAAGTTCGACGAGATCGAGCCGATGGCGGCGATGGGCATCAACGCCTTCAAGATCTACATGGTCGTCGACACGGGCCGCACCTACCCGCACCCGGCGGGGACCGGCATCCACGACCACGGCCATCTGCTGCAGATCATGGATCGCATCGCGACCACCGGCAAGCGCTTCATCGTGCACCCGCACGACCAGGCGCTCATGGACTACATCGAGGGCGAGGTGCTCGCCCGCGGCGACAACACGCCGCAGGGCTACGCGTCCGCCTACGCCGCGCGCGAGGGCGTCATCTGGGACACGGCCATCGACGTCGTGCTGCGCCTGGCCGAGGCATCCGGATGCCCCGTGCACATCGCGCACATCCAGACCCGCCGTTCGATCGAGGCCGTGCGCCGTGCGAAGGCCTCGGGCATCGACGTGACGTGCGAGGTGAACCACTGGGCGCCGTTCCTCTCGACGTGGAACGACGTCGAGACCCTCGGCCCGTACGCGCTCAGCTACTGGGTGCCCGATGACAACCGCGCCGCCATCTGGGAGGGCATGCGCGACGGCACCATCGACGTCGCGAGCTCCGACCACGCGCCGCACACGCGCGAGGAGAAGGAGATCGGCTGGACCGAGATGTGGAGCGCCCACACCGGCACCCCCGGCATCCAGTACTACTACGAGCTCATGCTCGACGCCGTGAACCGGGGCGAGCTCGATCTCGACCGCGTCGTCGAGATGGTCGCCGAGGTGCCGGCCGACAAGTTCGGCCTCGCCGGCGTCAAGGGCACGCTCGCGGTCGGCGCCGACGCCGACATCGTGATCGCCGACCTGGCGCACGAGTGGACCATCACCGACGACGACGTGCTGTCGAAGATCGGCTGGACCCCCTACAACGGGCGCACGATCAGCGCGCGCATCGAGCGCACGCTCGTGCGCGGCCACGAGGTCTACGCCGACGGCGTCGTCGTCGGCGAGCCCGGATTCGGGAAGCTCGCGGCCGCTCCGGCCGCACGACCGGCCGAACTGGCCGCAACAGAAGGGAAGTGA
- a CDS encoding ABC transporter ATP-binding protein: MTTTTAEHDEPAASAPLISVRNLTVSYNVARTGATLTAVEGVNLDVHEGEFVTVLGPSGCGKTTVMNVVAGLVAPTSGEVLVDGRPVTGPGPDRAVVFQDYALLPWRTVFDNVKFGLEMQKRLKGDGWRDRVQEAIELVGLSGFENSYPKELSGGMQQRVGLARAIVAEPRILLMDEPLGAVDALTREVMRDEIEKLIAKTGKTVLFITHSIEEAILLGDRIVVFKSHPGAIKEVIETKLTRPRSERSVQSDPRFLELRDHLWDALQAEATQAAVAGGS, translated from the coding sequence ATGACGACGACGACCGCCGAACACGACGAGCCCGCGGCATCCGCCCCGCTCATCTCGGTGCGGAACCTGACCGTGAGCTACAACGTCGCGCGCACCGGGGCAACGCTCACGGCCGTCGAGGGCGTGAACCTCGACGTGCACGAGGGCGAGTTCGTCACCGTGCTCGGCCCGTCGGGGTGCGGCAAGACCACGGTGATGAACGTCGTCGCCGGTCTCGTCGCACCCACCTCGGGCGAGGTGCTGGTCGACGGCCGGCCCGTGACGGGCCCCGGCCCCGACCGGGCGGTCGTCTTCCAGGACTACGCGCTGCTGCCGTGGCGCACGGTCTTCGACAACGTGAAGTTCGGCCTCGAGATGCAGAAGCGGCTCAAGGGCGACGGATGGCGCGACCGCGTGCAGGAGGCGATCGAGCTCGTCGGCCTCTCGGGATTCGAGAACTCGTACCCGAAGGAGCTCTCGGGCGGCATGCAGCAGCGCGTCGGCCTCGCCCGCGCGATCGTCGCCGAGCCGCGGATCCTGCTCATGGACGAGCCGCTCGGCGCGGTCGACGCGCTCACCCGCGAGGTGATGCGCGACGAGATCGAGAAGCTCATCGCCAAGACGGGCAAGACGGTGCTCTTCATCACGCACTCGATCGAGGAGGCGATCCTGCTCGGCGACCGCATCGTCGTGTTCAAGAGCCATCCGGGCGCGATCAAGGAGGTCATCGAGACCAAGTTGACGAGGCCCCGCTCGGAGCGCAGCGTGCAGAGCGACCCGCGCTTCCTCGAGCTCCGCGATCACCTGTGGGACGCCCTGCAGGCCGAGGCGACGCAGGCCGCGGTGGCGGGCGGCTCATGA
- a CDS encoding ABC transporter permease translates to MSVLFATGGPRTGRGGLAAWLAGLSTGGKAAVIAVEVLIVLVLWQLVVGYWGLINPVFFPPPLAIAQGFGEIVANGSLAANAAVSAQAWLTGFTIAVIVGIPVGLLMGASLPVDKVVGPIAWTIYATPAIAYQPLAKAWFGFGIGPVIFLVVISALFPIMLNIAAGMRTTSPSLLRAARVYGGSQLDLYRRVFLPSTVPFLFAGLRQAVVLATIGMVVAELSGSSSGMGALIIKAANTYQTDQAFAAIGVVVCWSVGMTGIVTLIERRVAPWTRKARR, encoded by the coding sequence ATGAGCGTGCTCTTCGCCACGGGCGGGCCGCGAACGGGTCGTGGCGGGCTCGCCGCGTGGCTCGCCGGCCTCTCGACGGGCGGCAAGGCCGCGGTGATCGCGGTCGAGGTGCTGATCGTGCTGGTGCTGTGGCAGCTCGTGGTCGGCTATTGGGGGCTCATCAACCCGGTGTTCTTCCCGCCGCCGCTCGCGATCGCGCAGGGGTTCGGCGAGATCGTCGCCAACGGCTCGCTCGCGGCCAATGCCGCGGTCTCGGCGCAGGCGTGGCTCACGGGCTTCACGATCGCCGTGATCGTGGGCATCCCCGTCGGCCTGCTCATGGGCGCCTCTCTGCCGGTCGATAAGGTCGTCGGGCCGATCGCGTGGACGATCTACGCGACGCCCGCGATCGCCTACCAGCCGCTCGCGAAGGCGTGGTTCGGCTTCGGCATCGGTCCGGTGATCTTCCTCGTGGTGATCAGTGCGCTCTTCCCGATCATGCTGAACATCGCGGCCGGCATGCGCACGACGAGCCCGTCGCTGCTGCGGGCCGCGCGCGTGTACGGCGGATCGCAGCTCGACCTCTATCGGCGCGTGTTCCTGCCCTCGACCGTGCCGTTCCTGTTCGCCGGGCTGCGGCAGGCCGTGGTGCTCGCCACCATCGGCATGGTCGTCGCCGAGCTCTCGGGCTCCTCGAGCGGCATGGGCGCCCTCATCATCAAGGCGGCGAACACCTACCAGACCGACCAGGCGTTCGCCGCGATCGGCGTCGTCGTCTGCTGGAGCGTCGGCATGACCGGCATCGTGACCCTCATCGAGCGTCGCGTCGCCCCCTGGACCAGGAAGGCACGCCGATGA
- a CDS encoding ABC transporter permease translates to MTATVSIETLNAPAPRRRRPGPSRWTWVLLAVIAGILLIWEAAVSWLHLVPEAFLPPPTAVFSAFVQLLVDPEFWQAFAFSMQNLLIGLVLAVVVGVTVGLAVGWSPVLRFTVAPFLWLLYSTPKVALAPLFILVLGLGNESKIALVFLLAVFPIILNTMEGAVTVPASLVSASRVYGVNGVALGWKVILPATLPYSLAGIQRGAALGFTGEVLGEFLGGTGGLGHMLEFAAYQFEMDEAIAMVIVMVIIANLTLTLISVLRKRLAPWYDDRQIMGRS, encoded by the coding sequence ATGACCGCGACGGTCTCGATCGAGACGCTGAACGCCCCCGCGCCCCGCCGCCGTCGGCCGGGACCGAGCAGGTGGACGTGGGTGCTCCTCGCCGTCATCGCCGGCATCCTGCTGATCTGGGAGGCTGCCGTCTCGTGGCTGCACCTCGTTCCCGAGGCGTTCCTCCCGCCGCCCACCGCGGTGTTCTCCGCGTTCGTGCAGCTGCTCGTCGACCCCGAGTTCTGGCAGGCGTTCGCGTTCAGCATGCAGAACCTGCTCATCGGGCTCGTGCTCGCCGTCGTCGTCGGCGTGACCGTCGGCCTCGCGGTCGGCTGGTCGCCCGTGCTGCGGTTCACGGTGGCGCCGTTCCTCTGGCTGCTCTACTCGACGCCGAAGGTCGCGCTCGCACCGCTGTTCATCCTCGTGCTCGGGCTCGGCAACGAGTCGAAGATCGCACTGGTCTTCCTGCTCGCCGTGTTCCCGATCATCCTGAACACCATGGAGGGCGCGGTCACGGTGCCCGCGTCGCTCGTGAGCGCGTCGCGCGTCTACGGCGTGAACGGCGTGGCCCTCGGCTGGAAGGTGATCCTGCCGGCGACCCTGCCGTACAGCCTCGCCGGCATCCAGCGCGGCGCGGCGCTCGGCTTCACGGGCGAGGTGCTCGGCGAGTTCCTCGGCGGCACGGGAGGACTCGGCCACATGCTCGAGTTCGCGGCCTACCAGTTCGAGATGGACGAGGCGATCGCGATGGTCATCGTCATGGTCATCATCGCCAACCTGACGCTCACCCTCATCTCGGTGCTGCGCAAGCGCCTCGCGCCCTGGTACGACGACCGCCAGATCATGGGCCGGAGCTAG